In the genome of Megachile rotundata isolate GNS110a chromosome 16, iyMegRotu1, whole genome shotgun sequence, the window TAACATGACCATATATCGACACGTTTAGGATAAGAACTTAAAATTTGCTCGAAAAGAGTCTGTGCTCTTTCCTTGTCTCCATACTTGTTTTCCAAGATTGCAAACCTTGCCATTAAATTTACATctgcagaaataaaatattatgtcaTTGCTGCATCttaataaatttactttttaatgTATTACTTACGATCAGATGCTGGTAAAGATTGCAATGCTCGTTGCATGATGTGTCTAGATTTGTCTTTCAATCCCATCTTTAATAGCACAGATCCACATTCAATCCATACTTGAGGATTTTGTTTAAACTTTCCAATCATAGTATTAATTGTTTTCTCTAATTCAAACTGTCTACCAGCTTCAAGATGTACAGTTAACATGTGTGTGTACACTTTTAATGAATCATTAGTCCTTACAGCTTCTTGGAAAACATCATTTAAAGATTCAGAAGTTCCAAACTTTGATTCTAAGTTTAACCAAGCATTCCATACATTCAAACGTTCATTTTCTTCCCTAAAGCTTATAGTTTTCACAGCTCTTCTAGCAACTGCCCTGGCTTTTTCTATTTCTGTTGATTGTAGGTGGTATGCCATATATTGTAACCAAATTATTGAACTGTCTGGACTTGCTAAAACTAGTCTGTCAAATTGATCCACAGAGTTTGGCAATTGATTGCTAGCTAACGCTTCTTCCCTTTGTCGAATTTCGCGTTCCTTttgtctctctttctccctgcGTTCAGCAGCGCttaactttttctttttctgtttcGGCTGTTCTTCTGTATCATCTTCGCTTTCACTTGATGATTCTTTGGTGAGTAATTCCAAATTAGGTTTATCATCCCAAAAGAATCCACATTCAGGTATTCTTGGCTTTTCCTCATTTTCATTATCAATAGCATCAAAATTTAACTGCCTTATAACACTATTAAATGGTTTAATGTCTTCagtttcttcttcctctttttcttgttttatctttttcaatttcttttcctttttctgtTTAGCACGTGTTTCTTTCAAATTTGCTTTTTCTAAGTCTTCTGTTTTTAATTTaccttttttgtttttatttggaAGTTCAACATCTGGCTCATCCTTTTCggtttttacttttttaacagGAATCACCTCACTTCCTGAAATCATTCCTTTCCTTTTCAATTTGTTAGTactctgttttttctttttcttcttcttttcttcgaaTGCTGATTTTACCATACAAATAGGCACGATATCGGATTCATTAGAATTCAATATAATGTAACATCTGATTTTTGCATGGACACTATAGGGTGATAAATCTGGTTGTATATCATTCATATGTCGTTTCACAGGCATTGCCGCTAAAAATCCTTTGTCCTCACCTTTTATGACAATTAAAATAAACCAATTTGTCACCATTAAAATTCTGCCCTTTAGTAATTTCTCCTGAGGAATTTCGATTTGCTTATTCTGATCCTCACTTATACTTTTCATTGTCGTAGGTTTCAGGGTTAATTCGACAAGTTCATGTACATAATTCTTCCACATAACCGTTCCAACAACCGTGTCTCCAACTTTGAGATTTCCAGAATAATGGTCTTTAGATACTATACCCTGCAAATTATTTTCTAATGCGACTACTAGTCCACTATTCGtaattttttcaactttgcCAGTAACTCTTTGTCCTAGCCTGACTGACGAAATTGGTCTGTTGTCATAAAATGGATTTTTTGCTAATTCtgctaatttattaaaatacaaagtcAGAGTATCCACCGCTACTATAAGTTTACTATAAGTATCCAATAATCCATTATACACCTTTTTTAATGATAGAGTCACatttatttccttttctttcCTGTTAATGGAAAAaacttttgcaaataaaatttgatgtatGTGCAGTAATTTGAAATGACTAACGTTACTATAAGAAACGAATCCAAATGGTGTACACCCTGAGACTGGTAAAATAACTTTTACACCATCTGGTTCAATGTCTTTAATGGAACAAGGTATACAGTCTCCTACTCTCAACTGTTcaaaacttctatatttttcgTCAGTTAGAAATGTTGCTGTTAATATTAAGCTCGGTGTAGTAGCAAATACTAAAGCAGAGAGAGTATCTCCAGGAATGCATTTTGATGCCAACAAAGCTGCAGTCTCCATACAAGGTGACATGTGTCCAGCTGGTAAAAATCCAGTACTAACATCCTGTCCATCATTTTTACTGATTCTCAAATATACACCTTGAGTAGATGATTCGATAATTGTTCCTTCCACGTGTTCGCCGATAGTAAAtacattttcttctcttttcttatCCTCAGTAGGTATAGTCAAAATTATCTTTCCTAAATTTTGATCTACCGATTTAATTTGTACCAAAACTGTTTGTCCAACGGAATAATTCCAATTCACTTCCGATGCTTCCTTGTTCGATGTATTTCGAGGAATCCAACCTTTGATATCGCCAAAAAATTTTACCAATAATCcactattatttatttgtataatagtTCCATGGTAATTTGAGCCACATTCTGCATCTTTTATATCGCTTAAAACAGGTAAATTGCTCGTTAATAGTGATCTCTTTAAAGTGAAATATGCCTTGTTTCGTGCCGTGCTGATACCTAAAACTTTCGCTTCAACTTCTGTatcaacttttaatttttttagatcGCTCAAACCAGCATCAGACACATGTTCTGGTGCAACTTGTCCATTTATTTTACCAAGTTGAACATTAACAAAACCAGTTTCTGCATTGatacttataattcttatatttaCAACATCACCTGGTTTCAAATCAAGCagtgaaaaatatttctgttccAATAATGAATGTTGCATTGTACAAATATAAACAGCATCCATCCAACTATATGTTAACACCCTACATTTATGTTTAGAACCgggtataaatttttcaataattttatcataATCCACATTTGTTCTTTTCAAAGGAACAAATCCTCTTACTCCATTCTTGtttaattgcaatgtaattCCACCTGATTCTCTGAATAAAGTAGTAGCTTCATCAATTATATCTCCAAGCTTCACAGCATCATTTCTAGATTTATCCACCATTAAGCTGAAGTATCCAAATTTTACAGTTGGCAAAATATACAGCAATGTACCAGTAATTTCCATTCCTACTGAATATTTAGCTAAAGGCTCATCTAAATAAAGTTGATTGATATATCCACTGTGGTTACTACCAAATGAAACATATAGTCCATTAGAAAGTATCTTGTTTACATAAAGTTCAAATTTTGTGCCTGGCATCAGACAGTCCAATGATTTGATTTCAGTATTATTTGTAACTATAATGTGTTTGTGTTTTGTGGATAATTTAACTGTTGACATATTTTCATTGGTTTCAATTTCTCGAACAGTACATAACAGCTGTTTACCTGgatctaaataaaatttgtatatgacacaaattatgtaatatgtttaattgcataaaacatttaacaatgtacttacaaaaatatttttcattattctttGGAGTGGGTATAAATGCTCTTATATTTGTTAAACCTGTATCTACAACAAATCCATGGTCTTCTATACTACtaatattacacaatatttttgatCCATTGTGCAAATAACTGATATCTAAATTTTGATTTATCAATTTAGGATCAAGTGATAAAACAATTTGCCACTTTTCTTGAGGTTGTATACTTTTTACATAACATACAACATAATCTCCACAAGAATATAATTCTGACAATGGTTTGAAATCATTTGGTTGTGTATCTtctgttttaattaaattttgcaacatgtTTGTATAAGATTCACTGATATCTGTAACCTGAGCACGACCTATTAGGCCACCTGGCAAAGATATCATTAAATCATATTGTGTCACTTCAAAGATACACCCTAAAACTACCAATCCTTCTGATATTGTTGGGTAAGATAATCTTTCTGCAGTAGAAGCAACCAAATTTGTTTCATCTTTATTCTGTATGCCTGACTTTTGTTTTTCACGATTCTTTTTATTCGATTTTTCATACTGTTTAAACAACTGCTAAAACAAAACTATCaattaataaacaatataagcacatattgtttttattataggtaatATAATTACCGAAGTTGATGATTTCTTGTCCTGAGGTTTTTTCCCACCTCGTGGAAAATTCTTCAGTATCATtgtcaataatatttatttccgTATAACGATCTAGAGGTTACTGCTTAGTTAACACATAAAATGTATCAAAAAATGCACGTACAATAACCACCAAGGTTATGGGAAAATTAATTgccaatatattttatattctgctTGGCAATGTCGCCTTCAACTTCTTCAAACTTTATTTGTATAGTTTTTAATCagttatatttacatttatagaCAGCTTGTACTTTTGCACATGGTCGTTCACCGGTTACAAACACGTTTGTTTTATCGAGGTTATAGCGACAGTCAGCGCCATATTCAATCAACTTCATGCaactctttttttaaattaggtACTATAAATTCAAGTACTTTGCTCAAAAACAATTGGTGTCATTAATCAgtaacttcaattttattttagatttattttattatcacaTAAATAATCCATAAATATTAGTTTACTGAATATCCATGTGTATTaatgtttatttcaaatataatccTATATACAATTTTACTGTCTAAATTATTCAGatgttatcaatttttcatttccaaTAGATCTCATAGTAGCTGTTAATTTTTTGTAGGTAAGAGTCTCTTCCGGTAATGGTGGTATTAAACCAGCTGCAACATGTCTACCTTCCTCACAGAGGAAATTATATACACCACATGCTCGATCAGTAGGCAGTATTTCAACACTGATATTCTTTTCACCAACTAGTTTctttagttccaaaattcttttaaaatcatatttagTTTCAATACCTAAGACTAATACATCTAATTTTGGTTCAATGATGGTAAATAAAGATAAACTTGCATTATTTATATCTTTCCCAGAAGCAATGTTCCAACACAAAAAAGTTGTTGGAAAAATTGCCAATGGACCCACTaatgttgaattattatttaatttgaatcCTATCTATAAAAAAGATAATCACAAATGTAGTGTTTCATAAACTTGtggtataaaattataaaagaatcaTTACATACAGATGAACATGAAGTTATAAACAATTTGGGGCCAGcaacattaataatatttattgtcgATTTACCACTTCCTTCATATGctgatttctcaatttttgaacAATGAAATCTCCTGTAAATACATTATTCATTCATTAATGACAATTGAAAGTTaacaattaaaacaattattagCTTTATCAGTATAAGTAACACTTCAATTTAAAGCTTTATTACTCACCTAATACTGTGCAATAGGTTCATTGTTAATAATCTATTATTTACAATCattatgttaaattaattaatatttaaatcataaatatatttttaacagaaCACTGTGCTATTCATTTCACAAAAGATCATGTTTATCAGACGACGAGTTTTCGATGATTCTGCGCATGTCAATTCTGATTAGTCTAACGCGTTTCGTACTCAAAAGTAGTACACATGTGCACTTCTAATGTTAATAGGAGACCCAGTGGTCTTTTATTTTTGTGTACCTTCTATGTCGTACCATTCCCCTTATTATTTGTGCATCTTGTTCACCATGAATATGatcgacaaatttaaaaatatataatagtatagCAACAATAAATAGTGGGGAGGATACTGAAAATAGCCGAGATGCGCAGATTGAGTCTGATCTATCGGGGAATGttcatatgcatgtatgtaaatatatacaCTAACAAATTCGATGATCTATGACTATTGCTAATATCGTTTGATTGGTTGATTCAAATAGCATAGCAAATTTTACCGTAGAGTAGAATTGGAAATGAAATCTAAGAATATCTTATCCTAAGCTCCGTTATGGAGTTATTCAGTTGCTCGCTACGTCCCCTTCCTATTCCTGCGTATTTTTAGATATATTGCATAGAAAAAGTTCATCACAGAGAGACAGTTTTGCATTTTAATAGAATATTGGTAAcgacatataataaaaatgagtaAAGGTTGTTGGAAATTCGACGAAGAAGATAAAGGTGAGCATTGGAATATTCTAGGTTATAAAATGGTAAATGtcaaaaaacagtaaaaaataaagaagtatttATTGTTATACAATCTTACGTCATAAATACTATTTTGAAACATTTAGGAAACCTTTAATCACATAATTAAGTCTTCTGTATATTTCATGCAATTTTGCGAAAATTTTTAGCGGTATATGTCGGCATTCTAGAATAGTACAAGTTCcagaaataatttgttttaaatttaataacttaaatGACAATAAGCTTAACGTCGAATATAAAAGAAGAacctatatttaaattaaattaatcatgcaaaaaataaagtattcattaattttgtagCATTATATATAGACGTGGAAGATGAAGATACAGAAgaggagaaaaaaataaaagtatacagTCATTGGGATCAAATACCTGATATACTGCTAGAGGAAATTTTTTCTTACTTAACTATTCGTGAACGGTATTATGCATCTCTAGTGTGTAGGTCATGGTATCGTGCTTTTAACTTGCAAAATGTGTGGTCTACATTCACATTGGAAGATACTACGCTTACTAgaggaaaatttaattattatagtgGATGGCAATATGTTTTGGATCACTTGAGAACATCCACATGTTTAAACAAAGTTGGAAAGAATTTTCGATCACTGGTTTTTGAACctatgttaaatttttataatctttATGAATTCATGAATATGATATCTTGGTATACAGAAAGACAAGGATCAGATAATACATCTGTGGCAGGAGTTGGCACTTACATCCGAAGGCTTAAATTTACATTTCCTTGTAATATGGCAAACAGGGATGATCCTGACCGTATTAGATTGTTTGGTACTGGTGGAAAGTTATTAGAAGCATTGAAAAGGCTAATGCGTAATTTGCGTAATTTAAAGTGTTTAGAATTAATAGATCTCATGTTGGATAGTAAAGAAGCATTACATTTAATGGATGATATTTGTACAAATTGTACTCAGACCCTGTCAAAACtagtattaattaatactaCAAGGTATTATTGTCCCCTGTTGCATGTAggagtatttattaatttaaatgtaagtTTGATTTAGCAAGGGTATTGGTGAAATTTATTGAGACTCCacattttatagtattttgttTTTAGGTTTTAGTTATTAGTCCTCAAAATCTCCATGAAGATATAATAGATTTAATTGGTTATACTAAATTACAACATCTTCACATAGTACAAAATCGATATAGTCCAAAGGACACAACTATGAGATTggtaattaatatattcatattagTTTATTGATACAGTTTTTGGAAGATATTGATCCTATTCTTAAAACTATTAATTCAGCCTAAACGATCTTCTTgggtgaaaatgaaaataaataatcctTATCTTAAAGTACATTTTGAAGTGGAAAGTCATAAACCCACGGATATACTTTTGCCCATTGATTTACTAGAACATGGTGGTATTCCATGTCACAGTATTGTTTTAGATAATCCAAATACCGAGGTTagtgtatattataaaatgagaAGGTAgatgaataatttgaaatgttattaaGAAGAATAAATTTTACAGATTTCTGCTTCTACTATTCTAACTCATGGTACATTTTTTGAATCGACGATAAAGATATACGCGTTTAAAGGTTTGACAAGATACTTCTTGCATAGAAATTTTGCACAGAGATTGGACGAAGCACTAGTGCAATTCTGCAGAATGTGTCCAAACCTTCATACACTGGtagtattttgtatttgaacaAACTTCTGATGTTGTATATGACAGCTTTCTATAAACACTGTGGCATTAACAAACTCCTTATGGTGTGATGGCATGTGTTCAAATCCTTGTTGTACAAAaggttttaatattatttgtgtaAGTTTTATCTAATTAATCTGTATCTCCATATATGTAACACAGGCTctaaaaaaattacattaaaacaTCTCTTAGAGCTTTTAGAGATCTATTTGTGTACATATGTTGTGTGGCAATATATCATTGGTCTGTCAATAGTATACAAGGCAATAAGTTTATATACAGATCAATTCTTAGACCACAATGACTTGGAAGCCAGTCAGTAAAAAACAAACATTTTACCATGACACGTTTGATAACTAGGCTGAAGCTCTTATGACTGAAAGCCAAATATTTTGTTTAGAAAATTGCACAAGTTTATTAAGtcattgtaaaaatttgtattaatttcgCCTAATCTATACAAACAGGTTTCCTTAATATTTGATATCGTTTTGTTCTCAAGTTAATATGCTTGTGGTATGCACATATAAAAAAagtgaaaataattcaaaatggtattctaataaatttgtacatttgatgTATATTTTTACCTGCAGATGATACGAGATAAGATATCGACGGCTACAATTTTAGAAATCGTTTCTACTGCAAAGTCATTGCGTTGTTTATACGTTCGACGAAACGTGATTTTAAAAAGGTGCGACAAAGATTGgctaaaattaatgaattggtCACCGGAACATTACCAGTGGATCAAAACGAACAGTC includes:
- the Rrp5 gene encoding ribosomal RNA Processing 5 isoform X2 — its product is MILKNFPRGGKKPQDKKSSTSLFKQYEKSNKKNREKQKSGIQNKDETNLVASTAERLSYPTISEGLVVLGCIFEVTQYDLMISLPGGLIGRAQVTDISESYTNMLQNLIKTEDTQPNDFKPLSELYSCGDYVVCYVKSIQPQEKWQIVLSLDPKLINQNLDISYLHNGSKILCNISSIEDHGFVVDTGLTNIRAFIPTPKNNEKYFYPGKQLLCTVREIETNENMSTVKLSTKHKHIIVTNNTEIKSLDCLMPGTKFELYVNKILSNGLYVSFGSNHSGYINQLYLDEPLAKYSVGMEITGTLLYILPTVKFGYFSLMVDKSRNDAVKLGDIIDEATTLFRESGGITLQLNKNGVRGFVPLKRTNVDYDKIIEKFIPGSKHKCRVLTYSWMDAVYICTMQHSLLEQKYFSLLDLKPGDVVNIRIISINAETGFVNVQLGKINGQVAPEHVSDAGLSDLKKLKVDTEVEAKVLGISTARNKAYFTLKRSLLTSNLPVLSDIKDAECGSNYHGTIIQINNSGLLVKFFGDIKGWIPRNTSNKEASEVNWNYSVGQTVLVQIKSVDQNLGKIILTIPTEDKKREENVFTIGEHVEGTIIESSTQGVYLRISKNDGQDVSTGFLPAGHMSPCMETAALLASKCIPGDTLSALVFATTPSLILTATFLTDEKYRSFEQLRVGDCIPCSIKDIEPDGVKVILPVSGCTPFGFVSYSNVSHFKLLHIHQILFAKVFSINRKEKEINVTLSLKKVYNGLLDTYSKLIVAVDTLTLYFNKLAELAKNPFYDNRPISSVRLGQRVTGKVEKITNSGLVVALENNLQGIVSKDHYSGNLKVGDTVVGTVMWKNYVHELVELTLKPTTMKSISEDQNKQIEIPQEKLLKGRILMVTNWFILIVIKGEDKGFLAAMPVKRHMNDIQPDLSPYSVHAKIRCYIILNSNESDIVPICMVKSAFEEKKKKKKKQSTNKLKRKGMISGSEVIPVKKVKTEKDEPDVELPNKNKKGKLKTEDLEKANLKETRAKQKKEKKLKKIKQEKEEEETEDIKPFNSVIRQLNFDAIDNENEEKPRIPECGFFWDDKPNLELLTKESSSESEDDTEEQPKQKKKKLSAAERREKERQKEREIRQREEALASNQLPNSVDQFDRLVLASPDSSIIWLQYMAYHLQSTEIEKARAVARRAVKTISFREENERLNVWNAWLNLESKFGTSESLNDVFQEAVRTNDSLKVYTHMLTVHLEAGRQFELEKTINTMIGKFKQNPQVWIECGSVLLKMGLKDKSRHIMQRALQSLPASDHVNLMARFAILENKYGDKERAQTLFEQILSSYPKRVDIWSCYVDTLVKSGDVDIARKVLERAVIQTLPPRKMKSLFKKFINFEEQHGTQENVARVQQMAVEYVEKQCSQDS
- the LOC100878956 gene encoding NADH dehydrogenase [ubiquinone] 1 alpha subcomplex assembly factor 3, which encodes MIVNNRLLTMNLLHSIRRFHCSKIEKSAYEGSGKSTINIINVAGPKLFITSCSSIGFKLNNNSTLVGPLAIFPTTFLCWNIASGKDINNASLSLFTIIEPKLDVLVLGIETKYDFKRILELKKLVGEKNISVEILPTDRACGVYNFLCEEGRHVAAGLIPPLPEETLTYKKLTATMRSIGNEKLITSE
- the LOC100876974 gene encoding uncharacterized protein LOC100876974, producing MSKGCWKFDEEDKALYIDVEDEDTEEEKKIKVYSHWDQIPDILLEEIFSYLTIRERYYASLVCRSWYRAFNLQNVWSTFTLEDTTLTRGKFNYYSGWQYVLDHLRTSTCLNKVGKNFRSLVFEPMLNFYNLYEFMNMISWYTERQGSDNTSVAGVGTYIRRLKFTFPCNMANRDDPDRIRLFGTGGKLLEALKRLMRNLRNLKCLELIDLMLDSKEALHLMDDICTNCTQTLSKLVLINTTRYYCPLLHVGVFINLNVLVISPQNLHEDIIDLIGYTKLQHLHIVQNRYSPKDTTMRLPKRSSWVKMKINNPYLKVHFEVESHKPTDILLPIDLLEHGGIPCHSIVLDNPNTEISASTILTHGTFFESTIKIYAFKGLTRYFLHRNFAQRLDEALVQFCRMCPNLHTLMIRDKISTATILEIVSTAKSLRCLYVRRNVILKRCDKDWLKLMNWSPEHYQWIKTNSRSYENTEKEVSKILNYRWHMLSEKEFKKQMVKLHL
- the Rrp5 gene encoding ribosomal RNA Processing 5 isoform X1, producing MILKNFPRGGKKPQDKKSSTSQLFKQYEKSNKKNREKQKSGIQNKDETNLVASTAERLSYPTISEGLVVLGCIFEVTQYDLMISLPGGLIGRAQVTDISESYTNMLQNLIKTEDTQPNDFKPLSELYSCGDYVVCYVKSIQPQEKWQIVLSLDPKLINQNLDISYLHNGSKILCNISSIEDHGFVVDTGLTNIRAFIPTPKNNEKYFYPGKQLLCTVREIETNENMSTVKLSTKHKHIIVTNNTEIKSLDCLMPGTKFELYVNKILSNGLYVSFGSNHSGYINQLYLDEPLAKYSVGMEITGTLLYILPTVKFGYFSLMVDKSRNDAVKLGDIIDEATTLFRESGGITLQLNKNGVRGFVPLKRTNVDYDKIIEKFIPGSKHKCRVLTYSWMDAVYICTMQHSLLEQKYFSLLDLKPGDVVNIRIISINAETGFVNVQLGKINGQVAPEHVSDAGLSDLKKLKVDTEVEAKVLGISTARNKAYFTLKRSLLTSNLPVLSDIKDAECGSNYHGTIIQINNSGLLVKFFGDIKGWIPRNTSNKEASEVNWNYSVGQTVLVQIKSVDQNLGKIILTIPTEDKKREENVFTIGEHVEGTIIESSTQGVYLRISKNDGQDVSTGFLPAGHMSPCMETAALLASKCIPGDTLSALVFATTPSLILTATFLTDEKYRSFEQLRVGDCIPCSIKDIEPDGVKVILPVSGCTPFGFVSYSNVSHFKLLHIHQILFAKVFSINRKEKEINVTLSLKKVYNGLLDTYSKLIVAVDTLTLYFNKLAELAKNPFYDNRPISSVRLGQRVTGKVEKITNSGLVVALENNLQGIVSKDHYSGNLKVGDTVVGTVMWKNYVHELVELTLKPTTMKSISEDQNKQIEIPQEKLLKGRILMVTNWFILIVIKGEDKGFLAAMPVKRHMNDIQPDLSPYSVHAKIRCYIILNSNESDIVPICMVKSAFEEKKKKKKKQSTNKLKRKGMISGSEVIPVKKVKTEKDEPDVELPNKNKKGKLKTEDLEKANLKETRAKQKKEKKLKKIKQEKEEEETEDIKPFNSVIRQLNFDAIDNENEEKPRIPECGFFWDDKPNLELLTKESSSESEDDTEEQPKQKKKKLSAAERREKERQKEREIRQREEALASNQLPNSVDQFDRLVLASPDSSIIWLQYMAYHLQSTEIEKARAVARRAVKTISFREENERLNVWNAWLNLESKFGTSESLNDVFQEAVRTNDSLKVYTHMLTVHLEAGRQFELEKTINTMIGKFKQNPQVWIECGSVLLKMGLKDKSRHIMQRALQSLPASDHVNLMARFAILENKYGDKERAQTLFEQILSSYPKRVDIWSCYVDTLVKSGDVDIARKVLERAVIQTLPPRKMKSLFKKFINFEEQHGTQENVARVQQMAVEYVEKQCSQDS